From the genome of Streptomyces sp. NBC_00659, one region includes:
- a CDS encoding O-antigen ligase family protein — protein sequence MIVLAACAAWSLITAAAHEGRPEGMLLAVLAVAAGYAAGRISGALLPVAAPCAAAAAGLGLAIATPGPQISLQLGHTGATAALLTLACGAACCAAWAARPPALRLALRLSGAGTAVTAALLGSTTAVVLCTGVLLCSLATARVRRRALGLTGFAAAAALVTGAAWAIGEDALPGGLTASLEGQLTEHRVLLWHDALRMARADPVLGVGPGRYGELSPTVTQSLLPDGKPHSAPLQQAAEQGLTGVLLLAVAFCWVLYALLRSPRTTPIALTAGAALTAVAAIASIGNALSFMTVTAGAGLLAGFATARPLTSGEPDTVPVPARHPGGHLGS from the coding sequence ATGATCGTGCTCGCAGCCTGCGCCGCCTGGTCGCTGATCACGGCGGCGGCTCACGAGGGCCGGCCCGAGGGCATGCTCCTCGCGGTGCTCGCCGTGGCGGCCGGCTACGCCGCGGGACGGATCTCCGGAGCGCTCCTGCCGGTGGCGGCCCCCTGTGCCGCGGCGGCGGCCGGACTCGGCCTCGCGATCGCCACGCCCGGCCCGCAGATCAGCCTCCAGCTCGGCCACACCGGTGCCACGGCCGCGCTGCTCACCCTCGCCTGCGGCGCCGCGTGCTGCGCGGCCTGGGCCGCGCGCCCGCCCGCCCTGCGGCTCGCGCTGCGCCTGTCGGGCGCCGGGACCGCGGTGACGGCGGCACTCCTCGGTTCCACCACCGCGGTCGTCCTGTGCACCGGGGTCCTGCTGTGCTCGCTCGCCACCGCCCGGGTACGCCGCCGGGCCCTCGGCCTGACGGGGTTCGCGGCCGCCGCGGCCCTGGTGACCGGGGCGGCCTGGGCGATCGGCGAGGACGCGCTGCCGGGCGGACTGACCGCCTCCCTGGAGGGCCAGCTCACCGAGCACCGCGTCCTGCTGTGGCACGACGCCCTGCGCATGGCCCGCGCCGACCCCGTGCTGGGGGTCGGGCCCGGCCGCTACGGAGAGCTCAGCCCCACGGTGACCCAGTCCCTGCTGCCCGACGGCAAACCCCACTCCGCACCCCTCCAGCAGGCCGCCGAACAGGGTCTGACCGGAGTGCTCCTGCTCGCGGTGGCGTTCTGCTGGGTCCTGTACGCGCTTCTGCGCTCGCCGCGCACCACACCGATCGCGCTGACGGCGGGCGCGGCCCTGACGGCGGTGGCCGCGATCGCGTCGATCGGCAACGCGCTGAGCTTCATGACGGTGACCGCGGGTGCGGGACTGCTGGCCGGGTTCGCGACCGCACGACCGCTCACCTCTGGGGAGCCGGACACCGTCCCGGTCCCGGCCCGGCACCCCGGCGGTCACCTCGGTTCGTGA